In Quercus robur chromosome 10, dhQueRobu3.1, whole genome shotgun sequence, a genomic segment contains:
- the LOC126703455 gene encoding patatin-like protein 2, which yields MEATSVPLHPPTYGNLITILSIDGGGIRGLIPGTILCFLESELQKLDGEDARIADYFDVITGTSTGGLVTAMLTSPNEKNRPLFAAKDIKDFYLNNSPKIFPQNNFPLLGYATKIIRALSGPKYDGKYLHSLVKEKLGNTRLHQTLTNVVIPTFDIKQLQPTIFSSFKVKKNPSLDALLSDVCIATSAAPTYLPAHYFQTKDPFGKVREFNLIDGGIAANNPALVAISEVTKEVTRGSPHFFPVKQMDYTRFLVISIGTGTSKDDQKYNAHEAAKWGLLSWLTSNGSTPLVDAFSQSSADMVDLHISVVFQALHCEKSYLRIQEDTLSGEVSSVDIATEKNLEDLVKVGEGLLKKPVSRVNLETGIFERSGQETNEEALIRFAKQLSQEKRLRHAHARSPQGHAMNSK from the exons ATGGAAGCAACAAGTGTACCCCTACATCCTCCAACTTATGGAAACCTAATCACCATTCTCAGTATTGATGGTGGTGGAATCAGAGGGCTTATCCCAGGAACTATTCTTTGTTTCCTAGAGTCTGAGCTTCAG AAGCTGGATGGTGAAGATGCAAGAATCGCAGATTATTTTGATGTGATTACAGGAACAAGCACAGGTGGTCTTGTGACTGCCATGCTAACTAGCCCCAATGAAAAGAACCGACCACTTTTTGCTGCCAAGGATATCAAGGACTTTTACCTAAACAATAGTCCTAAAATTTTCCCACAAAACAA TTTTCCATTGCTTGGTTATGCTACAAAGATTATCAGAGCTCTTTCAGGGCCAAAATATGATGGAAAATATCTACATAGCCTTGTTAAGGAAAAACTTGGGAACACAAGATTGCACCAGACATTGACAAATGTTGTTATTCCAACATTTGACATCAAGCAACTCCAACCTACTATCTTCTCCAGCTTCAAG GTAAAGAAAAACCCAAGCTTAGATGCTTTACTTTCAGACGTATGCATTGCAACTTCAGCAGCACCAACTTATCTTCCGGCTCATTATTTTCAAACCAAAGATCCCTTTGGGAAAGTGAGAGAATTTAACCTTATAGATGGTGGTATTGCTGCAAATAATCCG GCACTGGTTGCTATTAGTGAAGTAACAAAGGAGGTCACTCGAGGCAGTCCTCACTTCTTTCCTGTAAAACAAATGGATTATACACGATTTCTGGTCATTTCAATAGGGACAGGCACTTCCAAAGATGACCAGAAATACAATGCGCACGAGGCAGCTAAATGGGGTTTGTTAAGTTGGTTAACCAGTAATGGGTCTACTCCATTAGTTGACGCATTTTCTCAATCAAGTGCGGACATGGTTGACCTCCACATTTCTGTAGTTTTCCAAGCTCTTCATTGTGAGAAAAGCTACCTTAGAATTCAGGAAGACACGTTAAGTGGTGAAGTATCTTCTGTGGATATAGCCACAGAGAAGAATTTGGAAGATCTTGTTAAAGTTGGTGAAGGACTGTTAAAGAAACCAGTTTCTAGAGTGAATTTAGAAACAGGCATTTTCGAACGTTCGGGTCAAGAGACTAATGAAGAGGCTCTCATAAG GTTTGCAAAACAACTCTCGCAGGAGAAGCGGCTTCGCCATGCCCATGCTAGGTCTCCTCAAGGACATGCTATGAATTccaaatga
- the LOC126703974 gene encoding uncharacterized mitochondrial protein AtMg00810-like has product MPFSMGIWMKSNDVDAINIFKQFLDNKFKHKDLGTLKYFLGLEVARNTKGLSLCQRKYTLELLSEIGLLASKPANIPMEQFAKFSNSIGEDVPDPALYRRLIGKLLYLTLTWPNICYAVHKLSQFMAAPKVPHLQAAYRILKYLKRSPGQGLFLFAESELKLKSNYDTNWAACLDTRRSVSGFCIFLGDSLISWKSKKQHVVSRSSTKSEYRAMAIVTSEIVWLISLFKTFGLEHNQAASLYYDSKVALYTTTNPAYHERTKHIEVDCHFIREKIQAGIIKAFHVPLRHQVADFFTKALGHK; this is encoded by the exons ATGCCTTTCTCCATGGGGATTTGGATGAAGAG TAATGATGTAGATGCAATCAATATCTTCAAGCAATTCCTAGACAATAAGTTCAAACACAAGGACTTAGGTACTTTGAAGTATTTTCTAGGTCTTGAGGTTGCTAGAAACACCAAAGGACTATCATTATGCCAGAGAAAGTATACTTTAGAGCTTCTATCTGAGATTGGTTTATTGGCAAGCAAGCCTGCCAACATCCCAATGGAGCAATTTGCCAAGTTCAGCAATTCTATTGGTGAAGATGTTCCTGATCCAGCTCTTTATAGAAGATTAATAGGAAAGTTGCTATACTTGACACTCACATGGCCTAACATTTGCTATGCAGTACATAAATTAAGTCAATTCATGGCTGCCCCTAAAGTGCCTCATTTGCAAGCTGCTTACAGAATTCTTAAGTATTTGAAAAGGAGTCCAGGTCAAGGTTTATTTCTCTTTGCAGAATCAGAATTAAAGCTTAAATCAAATTATGATACTAACTGGGCAGCATGCCTTGACACTAGGAGATCTGTTTCTGGTTTTTGCATTTTCCTTGGtgattctttgatttcttggaaaagtaaaaaacagCATGTAGTATCTAGATCTTCTACAAAATCCGAGTATAGGGCCATGGCCATAGTAACAAGTGAGATAGTTTGGCTCATCTCATTATTCAAGACTTTTGGATTAGAGCATAACCAAGCAGCTTCCCTCTACTATGACAGCAAGGTAGCTTTATACACAACAACTAATCCAGCGTATCATGAACGAACAAAGCATATAGAAGTTGATTGTCATTTCATTCGAGAGAAGATACAAGCTGGTATAATTAAAGCATTCCATGTTCCCTTAAGACATCAAGTTGCTGACTTCTTTACTAAAGCACTTGGGCACAAATAG
- the LOC126703975 gene encoding uncharacterized protein LOC126703975: protein MEDAKRRALIKSQAVKKRESGEVVPKVSASAPKRKPTSKSDRPFKQPKVSLEPVVGLMAEGNKTVTPAKQGTGKGLMTAPEGKQERPPSLLRDDSKYALEKLSSIITAEDYEDLGNHSTEAMGETGLFAVAQSLVMMKGLLDRCLNRESTLDRVRAKAEQTEEELGQLHKWRSKMEKKLELSEKARKELEEKTASVLTVIEKKEAEIKELKEEIRHVKEVAVEEYRCSESCLGELSDSFLQGFNDSLRQVKKAYPELDLSMITHVDDPLAMVYELGQNQPNF, encoded by the exons atggaagacgcaaaaaggagagctttgatcaaatcccaagccgtcaagaagagggaatccggcgaggtgGTACCTAAGGTGTCGGCTTCAGCCCCTAAGAGGAAACCGACATCAAAATCCGACCGTCCatttaagcaaccaaaggtctctcttgaacctgtggtcggtttaatggctgagggtaacaagaccgtcaccccagctaAGCAGGGGACGGGTAAAGGATTGATGACGGCCCCAGAaggtaagcaagagagacctccttcccttctccgcgacgactccaagtatgcattggagaagctgtcgtccatcatcacggcggaagactatgaagatcttggaaaccattcgacggaggccatgggggagacgggcctctttgccgtcgctcag tccttggtcatgatgaagggactactggaccggtgtctcaaccgtgagagtaccttggaccgggtgcgcgcgaaggcggagcagacggaggaagagctcggacaactccataaatggaggtccaagatggagaagaagctggagctttctgagaaggcaaggaaggagctggaggagaagacggccTCTGTGCTGACGGTCATAGAGAAAAAGGAGGCGGAGATCAAAGAACTCAAGGAAGAGATCCGTCATGTGAAAGAGGTAGCCGTCGAGGAGTACCGATGCTCAGAGTCCTGCTTGGGCGAGCTGTCAGATTCTTTCCTTCAAGGCTTCAATGATTCtctccgtcaagtcaagaaggcCTATCCAGAGTTGGATTTgtcaatg